In one window of Photorhabdus laumondii subsp. laumondii DNA:
- the dinQ gene encoding damage-inducible type I toxin DinQ translates to MDTAIIVLKALIALLELIRAFLK, encoded by the coding sequence ATTGACACTGCTATCATCGTTCTCAAAGCGTTAATCGCGCTTTTAGAGCTGATCCGTGCATTTCTGAAATAG